One window from the genome of Desulforamulus ruminis DSM 2154 encodes:
- a CDS encoding N-acetyltransferase, producing MVKSFDLSKLDEVMKIWLESNITAHSFIPEQFWEDNFDTVKELLPQAEIWVYEDKEAIKGFIGILNQSYIAGLFVSNQYQSKGIGSKLIEKCKQLHPVLCLDVYVKNQKAIRFYKRHGFKIEQEKENSLTGEKEYFMRRSKA from the coding sequence ATGGTAAAAAGCTTTGATCTCTCTAAGCTAGATGAGGTTATGAAAATTTGGCTGGAATCAAACATTACAGCACATAGCTTTATCCCGGAACAATTCTGGGAAGACAACTTTGATACGGTCAAAGAACTCCTACCCCAAGCAGAGATTTGGGTATATGAAGATAAAGAAGCCATCAAAGGATTTATTGGTATCTTAAATCAATCTTATATCGCAGGTCTTTTTGTTTCCAACCAGTATCAATCCAAGGGAATTGGAAGTAAACTTATTGAAAAATGCAAACAGCTTCACCCGGTTTTATGTCTGGATGTTTATGTGAAGAACCAAAAAGCCATCCGTTTTTACAAGAGGCACGGTTTTAAAATTGAGCAGGAAAAAGAAAACAGCCTTACAGGAGAAAAAGAATATTTTATGCGCCGGAGTAAAGCATGA
- a CDS encoding integrase core domain-containing protein, with protein sequence MRYYNTARPHQALGYQSPVNAALTEPAA encoded by the coding sequence ATCCGATATTACAATACCGCCAGGCCTCATCAGGCTTTGGGGTATCAGTCCCCGGTTAATGCTGCTCTTACTGAACCAGCGGCTTAG